From a region of the Mauremys mutica isolate MM-2020 ecotype Southern chromosome 12, ASM2049712v1, whole genome shotgun sequence genome:
- the LOC123346206 gene encoding zinc finger protein 665-like isoform X2, which translates to MQETYEMVTSLGFPLAKPELIVCLEQGEEPWVPDLQACEERWLPRCPHTGAERGNENEEENHHQEVPGEVQPQATFVGGAEGKCFSPKSALKSLKKSHTGERPHKCLDCGKSFMQRSHLVRHQAIHTGERPHKCLDCGKSFIKRSNLVRHKAIHTGERPHKCLDCGKSFIRRSEFVYHQAVHTGERPHKCLDCGKSFMQRSHPVQHLAIHTGARPHKCLDCGKRFKHRSHLVQHQAIHTGDRPHKCLDCGKRFKHRSHLVQHQAIHTGDRPHKCLDCGKSFIPRSELVKHQAVHTGERPHKCLDCGKIFTHRSALVNHQSVHTGERPHKCVDCEKSFKRRSSLVQHQAIHTGERPHKCLDCGKSFIRRSEFVYHQAIHTGERPHKCLDCGKSFIRRSQLVQHQAIHTGERPHKCLDCGKRFIKRSDLVSHQVVHTGERPHKCLDCAESFIRRSDLVCHQSVHTGERPHKCLDCGKSFIRRSDLVCHQSGHTGERPHKCVDCEKSFIKRSNLVRHQAIHTGERPHKCLDCGKSFIRRSDLVQHQAVHTGERPPQVLAL; encoded by the exons GATTTCCCCTTGCCAAACCTGAGCTTATCGTCTGCCTGGagcaaggggaagagccgtgggtgccgGATCTCCAGGCCTGCGAGGAAAGATGGCTTCCGAGATGCCCCCatacag gtgctgagcgagggaatgagaatgaggaggagaatcaTCATCAGGAAGTTCCTGGAGAAGTGCAACCCCAGGCGACCTTTGTGGGAGGAGCTGAAGGGAAATGTTTCAGTCCAAAGTCAGCACTAAAGTCACTTAAGAAaagccacacaggagaaaggccccataagtgcttggactgtgggaaaagtttcatgcaaaggtcacaccttgttcgacatcaggcaatccacacaggagagagaccccacaagtgcttggactgtgggaaaagtttcataaaaaGGTCAAACCTTGTTCGACAtaaggcaatccacacaggagagagaccccacaagtgcttggactgtggaaaaagtttcatacgaaggtcagaatttgtttatcatcaggcagtccacacaggagagagaccccataaatgcttggactgtgggaaaagtttcatgcaGAGGTCACACCCTGTTCAACATctggcaatccacactggagcgagaccccacaagtgcttggactgtgggaaaagattcaaacacaggtcacaccttgttcaacatcaggcaatTCACACAGGAGatagaccccacaagtgcttggactgtgggaaaagattcAAACACAGGTCccaccttgttcaacatcaggcaatTCACACAGGAGatagaccccacaagtgcttggactgtgggaaaagtttcatacctAGGTCAGaacttgttaaacatcaggcagtccacacaggagagagaccccacaagtgcttagactgtgggaaaattTTCACACATAGGTCGGCACTTGTTAATCATcagtcagtccacacaggagagagaccccacaagtgcgtgGACTGTGAGAAAAGTTTCAAAAGAAGGTCAAgccttgttcaacatcaggcaatccacacaggagagagaccccacaagtgcttggactgtgggaaaagtttcatacgaaggtcagaattcgtttatcatcaggcaatccacacaggagagagaccccataagtgcttggactgtgggaaaagtttcatacggaggtcacagcttgttcaacatcaggcaatccacacaggagagagaccccacaagtgcttggactgtgggaaaagattcATAAAAAGGTCAGACCTTGTTTCTCATCAggtagtccacacaggagagagaccccacaagtgcttggactgtgcggaaagtttcatacgaaggtcagaccttgtttgtcatcagtcagtccacacaggagagagaccccacaaatgcttggactgtgggaaaagtttcatacgaaggtcagaccttgtttgtcatcagtcaggccacacaggagagagaccccacaagtgcgtgGACTGTGAGAAAAGTTTCATAAAAAGGTCAAACCTTGttcgacatcaggcaatccacacaggagagagaccccacaagtgcttggactgtgggaaaagtttcatacggaggtcagaccttgttcaacatcaggcagtccacacaggggagagacccccacAGGTGCTTGCTCTGTAG
- the LOC123346206 gene encoding zinc finger protein 585B-like isoform X1 has translation MQETYEMVTSLGFPLAKPELIVCLEQGEEPWVPDLQACEERWLPRCPHTAGAERGNENEEENHHQEVPGEVQPQATFVGGAEGKCFSPKSALKSLKKSHTGERPHKCLDCGKSFMQRSHLVRHQAIHTGERPHKCLDCGKSFIKRSNLVRHKAIHTGERPHKCLDCGKSFIRRSEFVYHQAVHTGERPHKCLDCGKSFMQRSHPVQHLAIHTGARPHKCLDCGKRFKHRSHLVQHQAIHTGDRPHKCLDCGKRFKHRSHLVQHQAIHTGDRPHKCLDCGKSFIPRSELVKHQAVHTGERPHKCLDCGKIFTHRSALVNHQSVHTGERPHKCVDCEKSFKRRSSLVQHQAIHTGERPHKCLDCGKSFIRRSEFVYHQAIHTGERPHKCLDCGKSFIRRSQLVQHQAIHTGERPHKCLDCGKRFIKRSDLVSHQVVHTGERPHKCLDCAESFIRRSDLVCHQSVHTGERPHKCLDCGKSFIRRSDLVCHQSGHTGERPHKCVDCEKSFIKRSNLVRHQAIHTGERPHKCLDCGKSFIRRSDLVQHQAVHTGERPPQVLAL, from the exons GATTTCCCCTTGCCAAACCTGAGCTTATCGTCTGCCTGGagcaaggggaagagccgtgggtgccgGATCTCCAGGCCTGCGAGGAAAGATGGCTTCCGAGATGCCCCCatacag caggtgctgagcgagggaatgagaatgaggaggagaatcaTCATCAGGAAGTTCCTGGAGAAGTGCAACCCCAGGCGACCTTTGTGGGAGGAGCTGAAGGGAAATGTTTCAGTCCAAAGTCAGCACTAAAGTCACTTAAGAAaagccacacaggagaaaggccccataagtgcttggactgtgggaaaagtttcatgcaaaggtcacaccttgttcgacatcaggcaatccacacaggagagagaccccacaagtgcttggactgtgggaaaagtttcataaaaaGGTCAAACCTTGTTCGACAtaaggcaatccacacaggagagagaccccacaagtgcttggactgtggaaaaagtttcatacgaaggtcagaatttgtttatcatcaggcagtccacacaggagagagaccccataaatgcttggactgtgggaaaagtttcatgcaGAGGTCACACCCTGTTCAACATctggcaatccacactggagcgagaccccacaagtgcttggactgtgggaaaagattcaaacacaggtcacaccttgttcaacatcaggcaatTCACACAGGAGatagaccccacaagtgcttggactgtgggaaaagattcAAACACAGGTCccaccttgttcaacatcaggcaatTCACACAGGAGatagaccccacaagtgcttggactgtgggaaaagtttcatacctAGGTCAGaacttgttaaacatcaggcagtccacacaggagagagaccccacaagtgcttagactgtgggaaaattTTCACACATAGGTCGGCACTTGTTAATCATcagtcagtccacacaggagagagaccccacaagtgcgtgGACTGTGAGAAAAGTTTCAAAAGAAGGTCAAgccttgttcaacatcaggcaatccacacaggagagagaccccacaagtgcttggactgtgggaaaagtttcatacgaaggtcagaattcgtttatcatcaggcaatccacacaggagagagaccccataagtgcttggactgtgggaaaagtttcatacggaggtcacagcttgttcaacatcaggcaatccacacaggagagagaccccacaagtgcttggactgtgggaaaagattcATAAAAAGGTCAGACCTTGTTTCTCATCAggtagtccacacaggagagagaccccacaagtgcttggactgtgcggaaagtttcatacgaaggtcagaccttgtttgtcatcagtcagtccacacaggagagagaccccacaaatgcttggactgtgggaaaagtttcatacgaaggtcagaccttgtttgtcatcagtcaggccacacaggagagagaccccacaagtgcgtgGACTGTGAGAAAAGTTTCATAAAAAGGTCAAACCTTGttcgacatcaggcaatccacacaggagagagaccccacaagtgcttggactgtgggaaaagtttcatacggaggtcagaccttgttcaacatcaggcagtccacacaggggagagacccccacAGGTGCTTGCTCTGTAG